One Panicum virgatum strain AP13 chromosome 9K, P.virgatum_v5, whole genome shotgun sequence genomic region harbors:
- the LOC120652511 gene encoding phospholipid-transporting ATPase 1-like isoform X3 produces MAEDHGSSRHMSASQKELGDEDARVVRVGDAARTNERLDFAGNAVRTAKYSPLTFLPRNLLEQFHRLAYVYFLVIAVLNQLPQLAVFGRGASVMPLAFVLAVTAVKDAYEDWRRHRSDRAENGRLAAVLSPDAAGGAQFLPTKWKHVRVGDVVRVVSDESLPADMVLLATGEPTGVAYVQTLNLDGESNLKTRYAKQETLSTPPERLASAVIRCERPNRNIYGFQANLELEGESRRIPLGPSNIVLRGCELKNTAWAVGVVVYAGRETKAMLNNAGAPKKRSRLETHMNRETLFLSAILVVLCTLVAALSGVWLHTHEEELELAQFFHKKDYLKRDDNNDYENYNYYGIAAQIVFIFLMAVIVFQIMIPISLYISMELVRLGQAYFMIRDTKLFDESSNTRFQCRALNINEDLGQIKCIFSDKTGTLTQNKMEFRCANIDGVDYSDIARQRPAEGDRIWAPKISVNTDQELVKLIRDGGDTEQGRQTREFFLALATCNTIVPMVTDGPDPKKKVIDYQGESPDEQALVSAAAAYGFVLVERTSGHIVIDVLGEKQRYDVLGLHEFDSDRKRMSVIIGCPDKSVKLFVKGADSSMFEVIDKMLNSDVIQATEKHLHSYSSLGLRTLVIGMRELSQEEFQEWQMAYEKASTALLGRGNLLRGVAADIERNLRLLGASGIEDKLQDGVPEAIEKLREAGIKVWVLTGDKQETAISIGYSCKLLTRDMTQIVINSRSRDSCRRSLDDAITMVNKYQSFSTDPQLRVPLALIIDGNSLVYIFDTDWEEKLFEIAIACDVVLCCRVAPLQKAGIVDLIKKRTSDMTLAIGDGANDVSMIQMADVGIGISGQEGRQAVMASDFAMGQFRFLVPLLLVHGHWNYQRMAYMILYNFYRNATFVFVLFWYVLYTGFTLTTAITEWSSVLYSVIYTAVPTIVVAILDKDLSRGTLLKYAQLYGPGQREENYNLRLFIFIMMDSVWQSVACFFIPYLAYRKSVIDSSSLGDLWTLSVVILVNIHLAMDVIRWNWITHAAIWGSIAATWICVMILDSIPTLPGFWAIYKVMGTGLFWALLLAVTVVGMIPHFAAKAFIEYFIPSDIQIAREMEKSQDTHDATHPEVQMSSVSRA; encoded by the exons TCGCCTACGTCTACTTCCTCGTCATCGCCGTGCTCAACCAGCTGCCCCAGCTCGCCGTCTTCGGCCGCGGGGCCTCCGTCATGCCGCTCGCCTTCGTCCTCGCCGTCACCGCCGTCAAGGACGCGTACGAGGActggcgccgccaccgctccgACCGCGCCGAGaacggccgcctcgccgccgtactCTCCCCGGACGCCGCCGGGGGCGCCCAGTTCCTCCCGACCAAGTGGAAGCACGTCCGCGTCGGCGACGTCGTGCGGGTCGTTTCCGACGAGTCGCTCCCCGCGGACATGGTCCtcctcgccaccggcgagcCCACCGGCGTGGCGTACGTGCAGACGCTCAACCTTGACGGCGAGTCCAACCTCAAGACCCGTTACGCCAAGCAAGAGACCCTCTCCACGCCGCCCGAGCGCCTCGCCAGCGCCGTCATCCGCTGCGAGCGCCCCAACCGGAACATCTACGGCTTCCAGGCCAACCtcgagctcgagggggagagcCGCCGGATACCGCTCGGCCCGTCCAATATCGTGCTGCGCGGCTGCGAGCTCAAGAACACGGCCTGGGCCGTCGGCGTCGTGGTGTACGCCGGCCGGGAGACCAAGGCCATGCTCAACAACGCCGGCGCGCCCAAGAAGCGCAGCCGCCTCGAGACGCACATGAACCGCGAGACGCTCTTCCTCTCCGCCATCCTCGTCGTGCTCTGCACGCTCGTCGCCGCGCTCTCCGGCGTCTGGCTGCACACCCACGAggaggagctcgagctcgcgcaGTTCTTCCACAAGAAGGACTACCTGAAACGCGACGACAACAATGACTACGAGAACTACAATTACTACGGCATAGCGGCGCAGATCGTGTTCATCTTCCTCATGGCGGTCATCGTGTTCCAGATCATGATACCCATCTCGCTCTACATCTCCATGGAGCTCGTCAGGCTCGGCCAGGCCTACTTCATGATCCGGGACACCAAGCTGTTCGATGAGTCCTCCAACACGAGGTTCCAGTGTCGGGCTCTCAACATCAACGAGGACCTAGGCCAGATTAAGTGCATATTCTCTGATAAGACCGGCACGCTCACGCAGAACAAGATGGAGTTCCGGTGCGCGAACATTGACGGTGTCGATTACAGTGACATTGCACGACAGCGACCTGCTG AGGGTGATCGGATTTGGGCGCCAAAGATATCGGTGAACACCGATCAGGAACTGGTCAAGTTGATCAGGGATGGGGGTGATACAGAGCAAGGGAGGCAGACCCGAGAGTTCTTTCTCGCCCTGGCAACGTGCAACACCATTGTCCCCATGGTAACTGATGGCCCGGACCCTAAGAAGAAGGTGATCGATTACCAGGGCGAGTCACCAGATGAGCAGGCATTGGTCTCTGCTGCTGCGGCATATGGCTTTGTGCTAGTTGAACGAACATCAGGACACATCGTGATCGATGTGCTCGGTGAGAAGCAGAG ATATGATGTCCTTGGTCTTCATGAGTTTGACAGTGACCGCAAGAGGATGTCTGTTATAATTGGCTGCCCTGATAAGTCAGTCAAGCTTTTTGTTAAAGGCGCAGATAGTTCAATGTTTGAGGTTATTGACAAAATGTTGAATTCAGATGTTATCCAAGCAACAGAGAAGCATCTCCATTCTTATTCATCATTAGGCCTGCGAACGCTTGTTATCGGTATGCGGGAACTTAGCCAAGAAGAGTTTCAAGAGTGGCAAATGGCTTATGAAAAGGCTAGCACCGCACTACTAGGAAGAGGGAACCTACTCCGTGGTGTGGCTGCCGACATCGAGAGGAACTTGCGCCTGTTGGGAGCCTCTGGTATTGAGGACAAGCTGCAGGATGGAGTACCTGAAGCAATTGAGAAACTGAGGGAAGCAGGGATCAAGGTGTGGGTGCTAACAGGCGACAAGCAAGAAACTGCCATCTCCATCGGCTATTCCTGCAAACTTTTGACACGGGACATGACACAGATTGTAATCAATAGTCGCTCAAGGGACTCATGCAGAAGGAGTCTGGATGATGCAATCACCATGGTTAACAAATACCAATCATTCTCGACAGATCCACAGCTTAGAGTGCCTCTTGCTTTGATTATTGATGGAAACAGCCTCGTCTACATTTTTGATACGGATTGGGAAGAGAAG CTTTTTGAAATCGCAATTGCTTGTGACGTCGTCCTATGCTGTCGGGTAGCTCCCCTGCAGAAGGCTGGTATTGTTGATCTCATAAAGAAGAGAACAAGTGACATGACACTTGCTATTGGAGATG GTGCAAATGATGTGTCCATGATTCAAATGGCTGACGTTGGCATTGGCATCAGTGGGCAAGAGGGAAGACAAGCTGTTATGGCCTCAGATTTTGCCATGGGTCAATTCAGATTTTTGGTTCCTCTGTTGTTGGTTCATGGCCATTGGAACTACCAGAGGATGGCCTACATGATCCTATATAACTTTTACAGAAATGCTACTTTTGTCTTTGTGCTATTCTG GTATGTACTTTACACTGGTTTTACCCTGACAACAGCAATAACTGAGTGGAGCAGTGTGCTATACTCTGTGATATACACCGCTGTCCCTACTATTGTTGTTGCCATTCTAGATAAGGATCTCAGCCGCGGGACATTGCTGAAATATGCCCAGCTATATGGCCCGGGGCAGCGTGAGGAGAATTACAATTTGAGGCTATTCATCTTCATCATGATGGACTCAGTATGGCAGAGCGTTGCATGTTTCTTCATCCCTTACCTTGCATACAGGAAGAGTGTAATTGACAGTTCCAGCCTCGGAGACCTCTGGACACTCTCTGTTGTCATTCTTGTCAACATTCACCTGGCAATGGATGTCATCAGGTGGAACTGGATCACACATGCAGCGATATGGGGAAGCATTGCTGCGACATGGATTTGCGTCATGATCTTAGACTCCATACCTACCTTGCCTGGTTTCTG GGCAATCTATAAGGTGATGGGAACTGGGTTATTCTGGGCACTGCTGCTTGCGGTAACCGTAGTCGGGATGATTCCTCATTTTGCCGCAAAGGCCTTCATTGAGTATTTCATCCCCAGTGACATCCAAATCGCGAGAGAAATGGAGAAGTCACAAGATACCCATGATGCAACCCATCCAGAAGTTCAGATGAGTTCTGTAAGTAGAGCTTAG
- the LOC120652511 gene encoding phospholipid-transporting ATPase 1-like isoform X2 produces MAEDHGSSRHMSASQKELGDEDARVVRVGDAARTNERLDFAGNAVRTAKYSPLTFLPRNLLEQFHRLAYVYFLVIAVLNQLPQLAVFGRGASVMPLAFVLAVTAVKDAYEDWRRHRSDRAENGRLAAVLSPDAAGGAQFLPTKWKHVRVGDVVRVVSDESLPADMVLLATGEPTGVAYVQTLNLDGESNLKTRYAKQETLSTPPERLASAVIRCERPNRNIYGFQANLELEGESRRIPLGPSNIVLRGCELKNTAWAVGVVVYAGRETKAMLNNAGAPKKRSRLETHMNRETLFLSAILVVLCTLVAALSGVWLHTHEEELELAQFFHKKDYLKRDDNNDYENYNYYGIAAQIVFIFLMAVIVFQIMIPISLYISMELVRLGQAYFMIRDTKLFDESSNTRFQCRALNINEDLGQIKCIFSDKTGTLTQNKMEFRCANIDGVDYSDIARQRPAAEGDRIWAPKISVNTDQELVKLIRDGGDTEQGRQTREFFLALATCNTIVPMVTDGPDPKKKVIDYQGESPDEQALVSAAAAYGFVLVERTSGHIVIDVLGEKQRYDVLGLHEFDSDRKRMSVIIGCPDKSVKLFVKGADSSMFEVIDKMLNSDVIQATEKHLHSYSSLGLRTLVIGMRELSQEEFQEWQMAYEKASTALLGRGNLLRGVAADIERNLRLLGASGIEDKLQDGVPEAIEKLREAGIKVWVLTGDKQETAISIGYSCKLLTRDMTQIVINSRSRDSCRRSLDDAITMVNKYQSFSTDPQLRVPLALIIDGNSLVYIFDTDWEEKLFEIAIACDVVLCCRVAPLQKAGIVDLIKKRTSDMTLAIGDGANDVSMIQMADVGIGISGQEGRQAVMASDFAMGQFRFLVPLLLVHGHWNYQRMAYMILYNFYRNATFVFVLFWYVLYTGFTLTTAITEWSSVLYSVIYTAVPTIVVAILDKDLSRGTLLKYAQLYGPGQREENYNLRLFIFIMMDSVWQSVACFFIPYLAYRKSVIDSSSLGDLWTLSVVILVNIHLAMDVIRWNWITHAAIWGSIAATWICVMILDSIPTLPGFWAIYKVMGTGLFWALLLAVTVVGMIPHFAAKAFIEYFIPSDIQIAREMEKSQDTHDATHPEVQMSSVSRA; encoded by the exons TCGCCTACGTCTACTTCCTCGTCATCGCCGTGCTCAACCAGCTGCCCCAGCTCGCCGTCTTCGGCCGCGGGGCCTCCGTCATGCCGCTCGCCTTCGTCCTCGCCGTCACCGCCGTCAAGGACGCGTACGAGGActggcgccgccaccgctccgACCGCGCCGAGaacggccgcctcgccgccgtactCTCCCCGGACGCCGCCGGGGGCGCCCAGTTCCTCCCGACCAAGTGGAAGCACGTCCGCGTCGGCGACGTCGTGCGGGTCGTTTCCGACGAGTCGCTCCCCGCGGACATGGTCCtcctcgccaccggcgagcCCACCGGCGTGGCGTACGTGCAGACGCTCAACCTTGACGGCGAGTCCAACCTCAAGACCCGTTACGCCAAGCAAGAGACCCTCTCCACGCCGCCCGAGCGCCTCGCCAGCGCCGTCATCCGCTGCGAGCGCCCCAACCGGAACATCTACGGCTTCCAGGCCAACCtcgagctcgagggggagagcCGCCGGATACCGCTCGGCCCGTCCAATATCGTGCTGCGCGGCTGCGAGCTCAAGAACACGGCCTGGGCCGTCGGCGTCGTGGTGTACGCCGGCCGGGAGACCAAGGCCATGCTCAACAACGCCGGCGCGCCCAAGAAGCGCAGCCGCCTCGAGACGCACATGAACCGCGAGACGCTCTTCCTCTCCGCCATCCTCGTCGTGCTCTGCACGCTCGTCGCCGCGCTCTCCGGCGTCTGGCTGCACACCCACGAggaggagctcgagctcgcgcaGTTCTTCCACAAGAAGGACTACCTGAAACGCGACGACAACAATGACTACGAGAACTACAATTACTACGGCATAGCGGCGCAGATCGTGTTCATCTTCCTCATGGCGGTCATCGTGTTCCAGATCATGATACCCATCTCGCTCTACATCTCCATGGAGCTCGTCAGGCTCGGCCAGGCCTACTTCATGATCCGGGACACCAAGCTGTTCGATGAGTCCTCCAACACGAGGTTCCAGTGTCGGGCTCTCAACATCAACGAGGACCTAGGCCAGATTAAGTGCATATTCTCTGATAAGACCGGCACGCTCACGCAGAACAAGATGGAGTTCCGGTGCGCGAACATTGACGGTGTCGATTACAGTGACATTGCACGACAGCGACCTGCTG CAGAGGGTGATCGGATTTGGGCGCCAAAGATATCGGTGAACACCGATCAGGAACTGGTCAAGTTGATCAGGGATGGGGGTGATACAGAGCAAGGGAGGCAGACCCGAGAGTTCTTTCTCGCCCTGGCAACGTGCAACACCATTGTCCCCATGGTAACTGATGGCCCGGACCCTAAGAAGAAGGTGATCGATTACCAGGGCGAGTCACCAGATGAGCAGGCATTGGTCTCTGCTGCTGCGGCATATGGCTTTGTGCTAGTTGAACGAACATCAGGACACATCGTGATCGATGTGCTCGGTGAGAAGCAGAG ATATGATGTCCTTGGTCTTCATGAGTTTGACAGTGACCGCAAGAGGATGTCTGTTATAATTGGCTGCCCTGATAAGTCAGTCAAGCTTTTTGTTAAAGGCGCAGATAGTTCAATGTTTGAGGTTATTGACAAAATGTTGAATTCAGATGTTATCCAAGCAACAGAGAAGCATCTCCATTCTTATTCATCATTAGGCCTGCGAACGCTTGTTATCGGTATGCGGGAACTTAGCCAAGAAGAGTTTCAAGAGTGGCAAATGGCTTATGAAAAGGCTAGCACCGCACTACTAGGAAGAGGGAACCTACTCCGTGGTGTGGCTGCCGACATCGAGAGGAACTTGCGCCTGTTGGGAGCCTCTGGTATTGAGGACAAGCTGCAGGATGGAGTACCTGAAGCAATTGAGAAACTGAGGGAAGCAGGGATCAAGGTGTGGGTGCTAACAGGCGACAAGCAAGAAACTGCCATCTCCATCGGCTATTCCTGCAAACTTTTGACACGGGACATGACACAGATTGTAATCAATAGTCGCTCAAGGGACTCATGCAGAAGGAGTCTGGATGATGCAATCACCATGGTTAACAAATACCAATCATTCTCGACAGATCCACAGCTTAGAGTGCCTCTTGCTTTGATTATTGATGGAAACAGCCTCGTCTACATTTTTGATACGGATTGGGAAGAGAAG CTTTTTGAAATCGCAATTGCTTGTGACGTCGTCCTATGCTGTCGGGTAGCTCCCCTGCAGAAGGCTGGTATTGTTGATCTCATAAAGAAGAGAACAAGTGACATGACACTTGCTATTGGAGATG GTGCAAATGATGTGTCCATGATTCAAATGGCTGACGTTGGCATTGGCATCAGTGGGCAAGAGGGAAGACAAGCTGTTATGGCCTCAGATTTTGCCATGGGTCAATTCAGATTTTTGGTTCCTCTGTTGTTGGTTCATGGCCATTGGAACTACCAGAGGATGGCCTACATGATCCTATATAACTTTTACAGAAATGCTACTTTTGTCTTTGTGCTATTCTG GTATGTACTTTACACTGGTTTTACCCTGACAACAGCAATAACTGAGTGGAGCAGTGTGCTATACTCTGTGATATACACCGCTGTCCCTACTATTGTTGTTGCCATTCTAGATAAGGATCTCAGCCGCGGGACATTGCTGAAATATGCCCAGCTATATGGCCCGGGGCAGCGTGAGGAGAATTACAATTTGAGGCTATTCATCTTCATCATGATGGACTCAGTATGGCAGAGCGTTGCATGTTTCTTCATCCCTTACCTTGCATACAGGAAGAGTGTAATTGACAGTTCCAGCCTCGGAGACCTCTGGACACTCTCTGTTGTCATTCTTGTCAACATTCACCTGGCAATGGATGTCATCAGGTGGAACTGGATCACACATGCAGCGATATGGGGAAGCATTGCTGCGACATGGATTTGCGTCATGATCTTAGACTCCATACCTACCTTGCCTGGTTTCTG GGCAATCTATAAGGTGATGGGAACTGGGTTATTCTGGGCACTGCTGCTTGCGGTAACCGTAGTCGGGATGATTCCTCATTTTGCCGCAAAGGCCTTCATTGAGTATTTCATCCCCAGTGACATCCAAATCGCGAGAGAAATGGAGAAGTCACAAGATACCCATGATGCAACCCATCCAGAAGTTCAGATGAGTTCTGTAAGTAGAGCTTAG
- the LOC120648152 gene encoding ricin B-like lectin R40G2: protein MASTFRIRCRASEDLTLAVGGGEPILTKADGRDDRLLWLKDLAYGAGVTDEAGSPAFALVKEATEEVLKSAPSSSTWPGTWTSRSVLWAESEEDLGDGFRRVHMVNNRDFILDAEEAIPDLGGARDGTRLILFRWNGGLNQQWRIAPHGAPVPAVPEHARPLRILCQSGQGLSLTCWIQSFRNAGHVTDGAGRRAFALVNRATGKALGRRRGDELVCLGGHRPDSVDVALLWTQSDDLSEGFHHIRTVGDVDTVLDAANGVPEAGGAHDGTPILVFPWNGGCNQKWKMLPFY from the exons ATGGCTTCCACGTTCAGGATCCGCTGCCGCGCGTCCGAGGACCtcaccctcgccgtcggcggcggcgagcccatCCTCACCAAGGCCGACGGTCGCGACGACCGGCTG CTGTGGCTCAAGGACCTGGCGTATGGTGCCGGAGTCACGGACGAGGCCGGCTCACCGGCGTTCGCGCTGGTCAAGGAAGCCACCGAAGAAGTGCTGAA GTCCGCGCCGTCAAGCTCCACCTGGCCGGGTACGTGGACGAGTCGGTCGGTCCTGTGGGCCGAGAGCGAGGAGGACCTGGGCGACGGCTTCCGCCGCGTCCACATGGTCAACAACCGGGACTTCATCCTCGACGCCGAGGAGGCCATCCCTGacctcggcggcgcgcgcgacggCACGCGCCTGATCCTCTTCCGCTGGAACGGCGGCCTGAACCAGCAGTGGCGGATAGCCCCGCATGGTGCCCCTGTCCCAGCCGTGCCAGAGCACGCGCGGCCGCTGCGAATCCTGTGCCAGAGCGGGCAGGGGCTGAGCCTCACT TGCTGGATCCAGAGCTTCCGGAACGCCGGCCACGTGACGGACGGCGCGGGGCGCCGGGCGTTCGCGCTCGTGAACCGGGCCACCGGGAAGGCGCTGGGCCGTCGCCGCGGCGACGAGCTG GTCTGCCTCGGCGGCCACAGGCCGGACTCCGTGGACGTGGCGCTGCTGTGGACGCAGAGCGACGACCTGAGCGAGGGGTTCCACCACATCCGCACCGTAGGCGACGTCGACACCGTCCTTGACGCGGCGAACGGCGTGCctgaggccggcggcgcgcatgACGGGACGCCCATCTTAGTCTTCCCGTGGAACGGCGGCTGCAATCAGAAGTGGAAGATGCTTCCATTCTATTGA